One Vicia villosa cultivar HV-30 ecotype Madison, WI linkage group LG5, Vvil1.0, whole genome shotgun sequence genomic window, ACTCAATAGACCCGACGCACTTGAGATGATGGTGCAATATTTAGGGATTGACCAAGTGACGCCCAACAAGAGATATCATGCCATATTTGGATTTCTAGAGAGGTTGTACAGATACCACTTGGATGTAGCAGTTGAGGctaattgtttattttacaattaagtaattaaatttaaattcataCAAGTTTCTAAATATATCCTTTGTCAAATTTACCATTATATTTCCTATAATCATGTtgtaaaatttttattataatatttttatttcataatttttcattatACTTTctcaattaaaatgaattttttcaaatacataaataaattatatactaattaaaattaattgaccCTCGTGAACACACCGatcttttattagtttttttttaaatttaatagtcATAATCAATTTGACTAAAGAAAGAGTTTTTAAGAgactattatattatattttttagttaAGAGACGAAAGgaaaatattaaattatgttAAAAGTTTTTGTAACTAATTAGTAATTATACCTTTAAAATATTGACCATAAATTATATTTGGTTAGTCTTTTGCCTATGctcataatttttttcaattcaaaaatcacagaaaatatagtaaaaattcctaaaacaaaattaattatttctgGTATAAACTTATATTATAATAACTCATTTTAAAAATCAAAGATTAAAAGAACGATTGAAATATAGATGTGAATTGCACACTATCTAGTTTAGATAGATAGTCAGTCTCATTAAACATTGATTCAAGAACACTCCATGAATTGATATTTGAAAAGCAGGTAAATAAATGGACATCAATACGAGTATAAAAACTTATGTTATGGACAATTCTCTTTGAAACTAATCAATGAgagaccaatcgttagttggtccagtggtgattggcgctggacttggtagggagaaccgcggttcgatcccccgcaactgcgatcgggagggggatggaaccacttgatgccagaactcgcccccgaaccggactaaaccggtagtataaagccaaaaaaaaaaaaaaaaatcaatgagagagaataagaaaaacattccaaaaaaaaatacaaacaaagCTAAGGTGTATTAATCAACATTTATAATTCATCATGAGTTTTTCTGTCAACACCAGGTACATCTTATGCCAAGCATATTCACTGCAACATTCATGAAATGCTCGTGCAGGTCCTCATTGTTTACAGTTGGAGGATTGAAAGGTTCCCAATCTTCAAGGAAGTCTACAGTTGCATTGCACCTATACACGCCAGCTTGTCCAATGATAACCTGCATAAACGAATCAGTGAAAAATACAGTATACATTGCAAACATCGTTTTTGTTGCAGTTGAAACTCGAATGGGAAAGATACATAAGGCTCGAACTTCAATTACATACCTGCTCAATCCGCTGTCTCAGTTGGTTGAAGCTTTGTTTAGAAAAGGCTCGGAAGGTACCACCAATTGTCACATAATCTGGAATAACATTGAATGCACTGCCTCCTTGGAACTTTGCAATCGTCACTACCTGTGGGAACATGCGCTATGTAAGAAAGACAAGAGGATTGTATTGCTTTCAGAAAGCACGCCCTTCAACAATGATGATCcttgaaaataaaattatgtcaaactaTCTCTACAGTGAAAAAGCTCTAACAAGACTTCCACTTTATGCAGATGAAACAGCTGGAAGTTTTCCTTGAACAGGTTGCTGCTTGGGCACTTATAATTAAACATGTAGAAGTGTATCATGCTGATTGCTTAACATTGTTCTGGATTATGAGAGTATCTTGCAAACTTAATTGATCTTAGCAAGTAAATAAGCTACTGTTTGGAAGAGCTTAAGGAAACAACTTATGATATGTCTATAAGTTGTTTTCAACTAATTTTCATAAACTCTCCAAGATAGCTTATGAAAACATCTTATACCTTATATAAAAATTGtttgactttattttatcttttgttatagaaatagccTAAACATAAAAACTTATGCTATAAGCGCTTAGTTAAGTTGTTTATCAGAACTGGGCCTAAGAATGAAGTAAGTGGATAATACGAAGGGAAATATCAAGAATCGACAAAATTTACCTGGGAGTCTAGAGGATCAGCCTCGCGAGAAATAATGTGTTGTAAGCTAATAATTACATTGGAAGCTGCCAATATGGGGTCTATAGACTGTTGAGGAATAGCTGCATGACCTCCTTTTCCACTTATTTTTGCTTCAAAGAAGCCACTTCCTGCCATAATTGGACCAGACCTAGAGGCCACTTCACCTATTGGTAATTCAGGATCAATATGCAATCCAAAGATAGCCGTAATGTTTTCTAGTGCTCCTTCGTCTAAAATTTTCTTAGCCCCTCCACCTCCTTCCTCTGCTGGTTGAAAAACAAGAACAACAGTTCCCTTgtttatagacaaaaaaaaaataaagaatttatcAGTTATCCATGAGAGGATGAAGACTAAAATAACCAGACAAAATAGAAAAAAGTAGCCGACATAAGCTATAGAGCATTGAGCTATTGACACAGACATAACGCCATCATGAGATTGATACTCACATGTACACACCGATAAAGATCATCAAAAGGGACAAATTTTTACTGTTGATGAGAACTTGGACAGTAAGGAATGGTGATTATATATTCTAGATTGACAAAAGTTGTATCATGAAAGATAGTTTCCTAATATCGTATAAACTAAAGGATATTTCACTTTGATATTTTTGGACTTTGACTTCAAAAACATAAAGGAAACCAAAGTAAAGAAGCCAAGACATATTAAAGATCTCACTTGTATCTCTTTTTCATGCTGTTTGAGAATCTTTGCTGCACCAAGTAGCATGCTAACATGAGCATCATGACCACACGAGTGCATCTTTCCAGGTACTCTACTCTTGTGCTCCCACTCCACCATTTCCTAAGGTTTAAACATGATATAACAGCAAAAAGAAAAATTTGAGAAAAGACAAACAAGTTAACAAAAACCTTTGTATTAATACCCTATAGAAATTAAAATTTAGAACAATTGCATTAACTATACAAAATTGTTAAGAACCTCAGATTTGATGAGATATGGGTTGAAAACGAGCTTATAAGTGAAAGAAAGTCTTCACTTTACAAACTGATTTTATAGGGGTTGATTAGGCCTAACCCAAATTCTAAGATAGTACCAGAGTCTATCTTATCTTTTAAGAACTTACGACTCCTAACCTTCAAGGATAGGGAAACAGGGTTTATTGACCCATATAGCTTATTGATAACCAAGAAAAAAGTACACAGAATTCTAATTCCTCACACTAGAGCACGCACTTTCTAGTTTACAAATTTTCAGAATTCTTAACCCTTGTAAGAGAGGTTAGTCCTGTTTGTATAACATAGGCTATCGCTACAAATAGAATTGATCCCCCAAATTAATCGGTCTTTAGATCGGGTATCgagttttcaaaaaataaaaatagttacaTACAAAATTAACGCAAGACCTGTTAGTCTATCCTTATTCCCAACACCATGGTTTTAAAATGCAATCCGTAGCCGCAATATTGCTGACGCGGTAACCTCCGCAACCGCATCAGACCGCAATTGCAGTGTAATTTAAAATTAGACATTTGAAGTTTGGAACGCATTAAGAACCGCAACAAACAATTTCACCCATGTTTGTTTAGTTATGTTCATCAAACATCAAATTTTCAGTATCCCAAAACCCAACTTTCTTATAATGTaatgaaaaatcataactttaaGCGTCTCTCAACTGTGTTTCAAACACATCCCAATCAAAATTCACATAGCAACAGGCGCAATGCGTGTTGCAGCAACTGCAGTGCAATTACAATTGCAACCGCATCCacgaccgcaatttaaaaccatgcctAACATTACTCAAGATTGGTTGGGTTATTTGCTATCATACCACTCAATTCACACTCCAGACGCCAGTCCCTAGCTATAAAAAGAGTGTGTTAAGAGTCTTGTTGAATAttgaataatattataatttgaaAATGAGTTTAGGGTTGAGTTAATTAGAAACATTTATAgttaaaaaagaatgaaaattgaAGTAATATTAATGAACCTGCATGGGAAGAGCATCCATATCAGCTCTTAAAGCAACAAAAGGAGAGAATCCAGTTCCTATGAAACCAACAACACCAGTGATTGCAACTGGATGTTTATAAGGGATACCCAATTTATCCAATTCTGATCTTATCAGTTCACTTGTTTCAAATTCTTGATAACCTAATTCTGGATTCTCATGAATCTTCCTTCTGATACTGACCATCCAATTGAAAACCTCTGGACTCTTGGCACTGTCTAGAAAGTTGTTGAACGAGGAATTATCTGTTGATGACAAAATGGGTGTTGCAGCGAAGACGTGTGATGTGAATATGATGATGCAGAAATGGAAATAATTGAATTTGAAGGAAGAGGACATGGTTTGTTTTGGTGTGTGAGGGATTTTGAAGATTGATTGAAGAGTAAAACAATCAATGTTGTTTTGgtgtttttgtgtgtttttataAGATTAGTAGGTGTGGCTCTTCATTGGTTTCAATTTTCAAAACCCGAAGAATTTTCTCACTTGTATGACTCAACGGCTGAATATAAAAAGGGTTATTACTTTTGGGATCAGGATTGTCTCCGGTGACATTTTTACCGGAGAGGGTTATGTGAAAATCTTcactctttaatttttttttaatatattttatttgtgtACTTTTGAGAAAAATTGAAGCGATATTTTATTTGTGTACTTGAGAAAAATTGAAGCGGTGAGATTTCACGGGACATAATTTTAATTGGCAGAGAATCTTTTCCCATTACTATTCTAACTTTAAGGGTGATTATCGTCAAAAGTTACAATTATTCTTAGATTTTAGATTTTAAATATGCATTTTCTAACACATTCAAATTGCACTCAAATTGTGAGATTTTGTATCGAACTCTGATATCGACAAATATAGCTTTTTGGTTCGATAGAGACTGAGCATGTTGTCAAAGTCTGTTCACGTGTTGATGTTAAAGtcttgcatgttgtagtcgataatgttaagtttgttagcatgtcgaattggACCTGTTTGTTTAGCCTAATTGTTTAAGTTTGAGAGATGTTGattgttgttattcacttgtaatTTGTAAACCTTTATTGAGTAAgtgaatagaaaaaaaattacaatcaatcctaatatttcttcttcttcttcttcttccctcttATCTCTCTTTCGTGAAACTTAATAGGGTTTCTTgtgtttgttcaagaaactcaatctttCTCATAGTTTTGGTTTGTTCTTGACGGCACTCCGATATAACAaactggtgcggtgagcgtggataaGAAGATGTCGTCGACGAAGTATGAGATTGAGAAATTCATTGGTGTGAATGATTTCGATTTGTGGCACTTGAAGATGCAAGCCCTTCTTGTTCAACAGGGTTTGCTAGAAGCGTTAAAGGGAGCCACATCCATGGATGTTGCGCTAACGGAGAAGGAGAAAATGACGATGGTAGAGAAAGCCCGCAACGTAATCatattgagccttggtgataaggttctctgaTAGGTGTCGAAGAAGAAGACGGCGACGGGTGTATGGTCGAAACtcaaaagtttgtacatgaccaaatcgttggtcaaacacctctacctgaagcaagttttgtattcattcaagatgagtgaAGACAAAGTCTTGGCTGAGCGGTTGGATATATTCAACAAGgagattcttgatcttgaaaatattgatgtcaaGATCGATGATGAACATCAAGCGTTTTTGTTGATCTTGTTGTGTACTTTACCACGTTCTTCTGAGTGCACTTGCCCACTAAATGTTTTgtatgatgtcaaaactaggaaaACTTTAGCATTATATACATTAGAAGGTATCTCTGAGTCATCATGTACACCTTTGCATTATGGATCTTAGAATGCACTTAAAACATGTTTGGAAAAGGTATCATGCATCAAAAATCAGTTGCATAGCATTAAAAGTCAGTTGCAagctttaaaaatcattttttatcaaAACACTAGTATATGTGTTGACACATACATTGCATAGGTCAACACTTGTGCTGCAATAATAAAGCTTGTAGCTTCTGTTTATATGTCCTGACTCATATGTCAATACATGTTatctatgtgtcgacacatacgatTTTTAGGTCGACACATGTGCTACAATTTTAAAGCATGTAAGCTTTTGTTTAATGTGTCGACACATGACTTGATACAGGTCTACACATGCATTTACATAGGTCGACACATGTATGAAGCCAAGTATGACGTTGCACTTGATAGTAGATTAGTAATATGGAACAGTAGATAATTATTGACACTAAATAGTGAGAAATGTAGTTTCTTTTTTACACTAATAGCTAACACTACCTGATTAGGTTCAAAAATAGAAGACTGCATtaagttaatatataattttctcCGACAGTTATCATGAAGGGAAATAATAACTTATGATTGGGATGGCTGCAAATTAATGTTGATTTCATTCCTTCCTATGCAGGAATGTTTCCATGCATGTGTATCTGGCTATGGTTACAAGGTATGTTTACTAATCTCATAATTCGAAATTCAAACTTTCAGTAGACTGAGACAAATTTAACGGCAACTTCCACTGGTGGATGTTTAGTACAAAAACTAACCAAAATTTTCTTCGGACAGATTAAAGGCAACTTCCACTGGTGGATGGATGGTTAGTGCAAAAACGGGCCAAAATTCCTTTAGACAAATTTAAAGGCAATTTCCACTTTTGTCTATGAGGCACTTTTATCCTCTTTAATTTTGTCATATTTGAACACACCCATGAACATTAAATGTCCATTaatttccaacaaatacatcttcGAATTAACCTTGGGTttattcggagatgtatctctgaattaaatttttgcaaaaAATTAATTTGGTGTGTCCAGAGATATATCTCAGAAAACAGAAAGTATTTTGAAAATTTCGTCAGAGGCTTGGAAAAATAGCAAAGCTGCAATGAAAATTGTCATGCTCATAAACTAAGAGAGTTTCTCATTGCTCCCATATAGGGTGAAAAACACCCATAAAAATCCCAAAATatccttcggatatgcatatccaaagacACCCTTTTCACATTTTAAGatgttttggatatgcatatccaaaatgatgttttttccaattttattttttaaatgtggGAATTAAAATATAAGAAGTTGTTTcgcatatgcatatccgaaaacaccatAAACGagtttcggatatgcacatgCGAAATGTGCTCTGAgtctttattttttgaaaaaaactaaaattttacaTTGTTATAATCAGAGCAACGTAATAACTTGAACTGATAAAATGTAATGCAAATAAAAAACGtagactaaaataaaatattaaaataattgtttgGATAAGTGCGAAATGTAGAAATATTACAACACAAAAAAAAGTCATAAATAAAACATAGGCTActactactgagtatgcctaatccTAACTCCATGCGCCCTCCTCTGGCTCCTATAAGCCGTCGCACTAGACGCCTCACTCATAACCCTCTCCATGATGGCAACCGCCTTTGGACCGCCCCACTGCATGATCCCTCTGTCCAACGCCTCCTGCCCAATCAACTTTAATCACTGAAGGGCGTCTAGTTGATGTCATCGTGAGTAGTACGATCGAGGTATACACGAAATGGCTCAACTTTCTGATTCCCCCTATGGAGGACATATTATGCAGCCCTAGGCATGATGTTAGTGTACAAGGGATCAGGATCGTAGCCATGGATGCGGTGAAAGTacgagatgatccagctctgaaacacaaatataaaaatatgttaCAAGTTAACAAATAACACTTTAAATGTGATATAATTAAAAAGACGTGTATCATGAGGAGTGTGCAAGAGCCACTCAACTGTCTGATCCTCCAGTTGCAtgcttcattcagcttctagtAGAGGTATACCAGAATGGCGGCCCCCAGTTCCACTCATGAACTGTAGATAAATCAATAAAGTACAGGAGGTATGTCATGTTCACGTAGGTTGCATTTTTGTCCACAAAGAGGGTCGTGCTAACCAAGAACATGAACTAACACCACAACGCATAGGCTCGGTGGTACTCAACAAAAACCCCATCACCCTCCTCCTCAGACTCCGCTGTcgccaccaagtggttctcataAATCTATTTTAGGATGGAAAACTGGATATGCGCCCCATTCGTCGTCCTACACTCAAAATCGGCCATATATGGGTCCATACTTAGATAATCCACTATTCACTCGATGGCCTCAACCCTCTGTATCCAGGAATGGTCCAATAACCATCCTCTGATATGCAGGTGGATCAGACAGGCTACATCGTGCAGtatgatcgtcaactccccaacagAAAAGTGGAAACACGACGTCTCTTTGTGTCACCTTTCGGCAAAttccccctgcatgccgtggctaatGGTGACATATTCGTTACAACATAATCCGCCGAGACCGGATCTAGCAACAACATCATTAAACCATTGAGCCTGCGGTTTAAAGAGATCAAATATTTTTCTCGAATGGTTCACGAATTTTATGGGCATCGTTTCCcgtcacaacaaaaaaacaacaatgtTAGTAAACCGTTAAAATTCATTTCAACTATTTGTAAGTAAactgtttaaattaaaatatgcaATAAAAAAACAACCTTGCCGTTGTTTACCCAGAATTTTGGTAACCAACCGCTAGtttctttttaaaggttactttgcagGATCAACTAGTAAATCCCAGAACTCTATTGTGCTATATTCTGTTCCTATTTTGGTTTGACTTATATTTAATGCGTAAAAGACAAATTATTAAGAAGAGGATGTGCACGGAATTTAAGGCATGACAGAAAATAAAGGCATGTAAGGAAAAATTGGCAGGAAATGAAAGTACCAAAAAACAATACAAATATGTgtaaaagataaaaacaaaaatctaTTGCATAATGATTAAAATGGTACACATACGTAAATTTCTAGAAATTAACACTCGTTTCccatttttgcacagagatttagAGTATTCTTTTGTAACATAAAAATGCGGACCCTAAAACCTACAAACAACACTGCTTATATAGATTTCTGAAATAATAACTATCCTAACGGTCGACCAAGCATCTGCCAACATGTGTCTCGATCACGCAATCTTTGCTTACCAGACCTCCATGTGTTCTAGAGAAACAACAGTCAGGTCTTATCCATTACCTTCGACTGATTCTACTAAACACATGAGTATTTCTCAGTTCCTTCTTCTAAGTATAATACTAGCGAAACCTTACCATCAACTATAAACCTTATCTGAGGTCGAAGGCTCTTCGACTCAACAAGTCCTTCAAACCTTCTCTCTTTGGATCGACATGCTTTCACAATCATACTTTAAATAGTAAGTCGAAATTCCAAGGTAAcagcctgtcataccccaatttttgaccctaagatcctatatcattcatatcccaatcattaatcaagagcttcacttggaagttttgtttgtggtgttgcactcacctcatcaataagagggaccatcaagcaccaatgattgtttatcttgtatgcatattatactaacccaaataccaaaaatattgttttgtttctttgtaggtttttgttttgtaggtactaaaccaagacatccataagcaaggcattttccacattttggactgatgaaatcgatttccctactgggtaaatcgatttccctgcagcaattttcaacaaaatcacattctggacagcatgaaatcgatttccctcctgggtaaatcaatttccctagtgtatttttaaagaaacaaaacaatTTGTATTTCTTTGATATGTCAGTAAGTAATACATAAAAGGTATTTATAGAATACAAGGACAGATTAATAATCCTAATTCTGGCCTGAGAATCAGAGCAATTATTCTCTCTTTAAATGCTAATTCTAAATATGGTAGAAGACAACTAATTACTAATTCTTAATAGCTAATTACTGATTATTATTTACAATGAATATTATGCTGAGCAGTATAACACAGAATAACAAATTCTGTacttatctctctaataacttccaacactccccctcaagttggCATGAATATGTCATTCATTGCAAGCTTGCTCACCATATCATCAAATTGTCTCTTTGGAAGACTCTTTGTAAGAACATCTGCTACTTGATTTGTGGTAGGTACATAGGACATACAAATTTCACCACTGTCAATTTTTTCTTTAATGAAGTGCTTGTCCACTTCAACATGTTTCGTTCTGTCGTGTAGGACAGGATTATGGGCAATGGAAATAGCTGCCTTATTATCACAGTAGACTTTAATTGGTGTTGGGCTAGAGACCTTTAATTCTTCCATGAGTTTTTTAATCCATAGTACTTCACAAAAACCATGGGCCACTGAGCGGAATTCAGCCTCTGCACTGCTCCTAGCTACaacattttgttttttacttCTCCATGTAACTAAGTTTCCACCTACAAAAGTACAATAGTCTGAAGTAGACCTCCTGTCATTTATATTACCTGCCCAATCAGCATCTGTGTAAGCTTCCACTTGTATATGCCCGCTGTTTTTGAACATCAATCCCTTCCCTGGAGTTCCTTTTAAATATCTCAATATTCTGAAAATAGCTTCAAAATGAGTAGGTCCTGGTGCATGCATAAACTGACTTATCACACTTACTGCAAAGGCTATATCAGGCCTTGTATGAGACAAATAAATTAGTCTACCGGCCAGTCGTTGGTAGCGTTCCCTATTTACCACTTCATCTTTAGATGCTGCCTGCAGTTTTACATTGGAATCCATTGGTGTTTCAGCTGCTTTAATTATACCTGCAGTTTTCCTTAGAGCATCCATCTCTTCTTTCACTGCTAATTTCCAATTCGGATCACCTAATGCTTCTTGAATAGTTCTGGGCACAAACAAATTCGAAATCCTAGACACATAtgccttgtgagtgtgtgataaCTTGTCATATGACAAGTAATTAGACATGGGGTGTTTAGTGCATGTTCGAGTACGTTTCCTATCAGCAATTGGGATATTAAGGTCGGgaattttttttctcaaagcAATAGGAAGATTCATATCAGGAAAAGACAAATCCAGTAAATCATTGGAAGAGTAAGATGGATTACCAGATGAAGAACTAGAAGGTGAAGTTTCAGTAGGACCTTCACTTGGCAAATCAGATTGGATTTTTTCCGGAGAGACAATTGGATTTGTAATACCTTTATGAAACCTTTTTCGGACATACACTTGAAGTTGAGGATTATGATCCTCAATCAATTTTTCTCCCCCTGTTTCAGACATTATATTATCCGACAATTCAAGATTAAGCATTCTAGGTTCTGGATGATTTGTAGTCACAATATCATCCAGTGCAGATAAAGTTTcccaaaaattatcttctttatCAACACAATGATTCTCCCCCTGaagataatttttattaaaaaaaggttGATTTTCAACAAAATTGACATCCATACtttcaaaaaatttctttgtTATTGGGTTAAAACATTTGTAACCTTTTTTATTTGAAGCGTAGCCAAGAAAAACACATTTTTCAGCTTTAGGATCCAATTTGGAACGGAAAATATTTGGGATGTAGACATAACAAAGACAACCAAAAACTTTAAGGGGAAGATCCGTAATGATGCGAGATGTGGGAAAataagtttgtaaaacttgcacaGGAGTGTCATATTTTAAAACACGAGATGGCATTCTATTGATGAGGTAACAAGCAGTTAATAAGGCATTTCCCCAAAGATATTTAGGTACATTCATAGAAAACATAATAGCTCTAGTAACTTCGAGGAGATGTCTATTTTTTCTTTCAGCAATACCGTTTTGTTGTGGAGTATCACGACAAGTGGATTGATGAATTATCCCCTTAGCTACTAGGAATGTACttagatatttgttgaaatattcAGTGCCATTGTCAGACCTTAGAATGCCAATCTTAGTTTGA contains:
- the LOC131601637 gene encoding IAA-amino acid hydrolase ILR1-like 4, encoding MSSSFKFNYFHFCIIIFTSHVFAATPILSSTDNSSFNNFLDSAKSPEVFNWMVSIRRKIHENPELGYQEFETSELIRSELDKLGIPYKHPVAITGVVGFIGTGFSPFVALRADMDALPMQEMVEWEHKSRVPGKMHSCGHDAHVSMLLGAAKILKQHEKEIQGTVVLVFQPAEEGGGGAKKILDEGALENITAIFGLHIDPELPIGEVASRSGPIMAGSGFFEAKISGKGGHAAIPQQSIDPILAASNVIISLQHIISREADPLDSQVVTIAKFQGGSAFNVIPDYVTIGGTFRAFSKQSFNQLRQRIEQVIIGQAGVYRCNATVDFLEDWEPFNPPTVNNEDLHEHFMNVAVNMLGIRCTWC